cgtgaaataaataaatatatatatatatatataaagagaaaaaGGTGGAGTGTGGTAATAACTACAACGAAATAATAGCGATGACTCCCTTGGGCATCTATTACGAAATAATCCATCCTTATAGTTAGATTAACGAAACCGCCACTACCATGTTAGAGATGACCGATTCCAATTATTCATCGTTATTGCAAGATTAACGAAACTGACACTGCGCTGACATCTGCTTTCTAAAGTCGGTGTCAAATATGGGGGAACGTATTAGGCCTCGATCGTAGTTAGTAAGCAAAGATGCTGTCATTTGTAATATTGGAATCGCCTTGTCGAGATTTTGATCGAGTACATATCATTCTAAAATTGATGTAAATTGTTTCTTTACGTTCTAATAATTAATTCTTGAGTTATAAACACATCTCGTTGTATGTTAAATTGCTTACATTAATTCTACATTGggtaattattttgaataaatttgatcTCAGGAATTTACTATCAAACTACATAAGACTGGTCTACTATGAACATGTATAATAATTTACAAAGAATCCTTCCACACCAGTGGACGAAAACTCATTTTAGTCCCAAAAATGTACAAGCCTAGAGAAGTTTCAATTGTAGGTCTACTTTGGGTGAATTAGAATGAGTGAGATTGATGGAAATTTTCTGATGCAGCAGCATAAAAATCCTATATGTTCAAATAATACATTTATGCATTCGAGAGATAGGATACATAATCGGGAATCATAAATGGGATAGAAATACAATTGGCGGATTTAACAAATAAAACCAGAGAATCAACTGGATCCAGCTTCATCTTCTCACCCTCAAACACACACTTCCACAAGAGAGAAAAAGATTGGAAGCTGGACACAGCCAACTGCGAAAGCAAAGAGCAAAATGATGGCTAAGCCTGCAAAATAATGTTCACGATATGCAAATTATAGACCACTCAAATCCATGTACCTGCAGTCCAGAGGCTGTAACTTGGAACAAGATTTTGAGTTTTGGACACAATGAGGCCAGACTTCCACTGTCAAGGCAAAGAAGGTTTCATATTTGCTAATTGTATCTATTTCCAGTGCAAAATTGCAGATTGTCATGTTAGAGAAACATCTTCCTCCTAGGATTCTATCCTTTGCACTTTGTGTGCTTTGCTGACAGCTGAAACCACAGTCCAAGCTAGTAAAGAGAAGATTCTGAATCATGTCCAATGAGACACTGGATGAAGCATCTAGGAGCTCTGGATGGGATCGGCTTAGACAGGGACACCAGCTCCTTTTAGTGAAAGTACAGGACCATGGTAGAAGTTCTTACTTATCATGGTGGGATCAAGAAATACAACTATGACAGTTATATCATCATGAAAATGTCTCCTGATTCCGCGATCAATCTTTTTCAGGTCAGAGTACCTCATCTCTCTTTTCTTTGCTGCCTCTTTAAGTGCAGCTTTGACAAGTCTTCTTGCTATACCCTGAAAGATTATTAAGCGCCAGGAGATGACTGCTggttttatatttgaatattgaTAGCGGACAGAAAGCTGAACCTTAAGCATGAGACTGTAAATTCTGAGCAAAACTCTGACAATAAAGATGAGGCGCTAATGAAACTAACATAATTTTGAAGTCACAGGTTGCGACTCTGTTGATACTACAAGTATAAGAAACTTACAGAACAGAATGCTGAAGTatgattaaaaaatcatattcactGAATAAACTGGAAGCTATTAACTAATATATGCATCTGTAATGCCAAGCAATTTAAAATAGAAAAGCCCTTAAGAAGGACTTATTTATCAGTTATTGACAATTTGATACGTACCGCTGCAGTATGTATATTCACTGCCATGATTTAATCCTAATCAGATAGATGTACGAAGGTTTCCAAAAAATAATGGAATGTATAGATTAaataaaaatgctaaaaaaatttaaagcaTAGAGAGGCATCCTTCACCATTCAGAAAAGAGAATCTGGAAAAAGGAAAGGCATCTTACATTTCGAGGTGAGTTGTGAATCATATCCACAGCTTCTTGATTACTCAAATGCTCCCATAGACCATCTGACGCGAAAATCAAATATTGATCTTCAGGACAGAGTTTATGTGTCACTACTGATGGCTCAGCACTAAGGATCGGTTTTTGGAATGGTTCAGGAAGCCGAAATTTCGATAGTAATGGCTCCCTGTTGAACTCTGCATCTTTCAAATAAGCATCTCCGATAGATCTTGAGACCTGCAGAAATAAAGCATAGCAAAAGCCAGAAAATAATTATAACTACAGTCCAATGTTTGCAAATGCCAAAATTCTACTTGTAATGCAAGCCAAACAAGAGGAACTGCAACTGACAGAAACCGTCATCATATAAAAAACACCACACGTTACAATAACACCTTCAGAATCAAGTAAAAAAAGAGAGATTTCAGAACTAATCTTAAGAATTCCTAGATAAACTACAAACTATCAAAGATTTGAAAGCACAAAATGTTAAGTCCTACAATATATATTTGATATCACATGTGCACCCATAAGATACATCTATGCTGTTTCACAGAATATATAACACTTGAAATATGCATGCATTATCATATTATGTTGCCATCCTTATGCACAGAATTTGGACAAAAAAGTCAAATGCTAACACCAGTACCCGTGCTTGAAAAGAAAGCAAAGTCATCTAACCTGCAATTCTCAGTCTGGTCCAAGCTACAGAAACCAATCACGCAAATACTCATCTAAAAGTTGTACATGTGATCTATGTAAACATTTTacaaaaaatcaaacaaaaatatgcattgaCATGCTCGaagaaaatataagaaaaaaaaaagcatccaCTTTAGGCATTCCATTGTGCATCCAAATTCTAAATGTGCGATACAGCAGGGTTTTGAATACCGATCTGAATCGACGTACCGGTATATACCGTCTGTACACTAGGGCGTACCGATGATACActataaaaccttaaaaataccttcaCCTACTACGTCAGGGCGTACCGATCGGTATACCTCGGTAACGGTCAAAATCCGGGGTGGTACCGATCGGTACACCTTGATACCAGTCGGCACGCCTCGATACCGGTCAAAACACTGGTACTGCCCAGTAGAGgacggtccgcataccggtatgtaccacccatatcggacggtacacatcgaaattgagaaccctgccATACAGTACTGAGCCTTGATATCCAGTAGAATAAAATTTCTTTCTAGGTGATCATAAATAAAGTTACCAGTGAAAATAATTTGGTATCAACAGCTATGATTCAACATCTCAATTACCACTATCAAATTGCACTTGTAAATGTTTGGCTGCTCAAATAAACTTATAAGAATTTGCTCAACCTTCAACACTAATTCTGATATTTTAATTTGGAAGAAATGTAATATGCTTATTATCTGGCAATTTCTCATCTCATACATGGCTACATGGGTTGTAAGAGATTTTTTATGTCTAAAGGAGAACATATTGAGAACAAATGATGGATGGAAAAAGAACAATATTTGTTTGAATCATAAGAATAAGAAACAGAGTAACTGGATGATTCAGATAAAATACTTtcagataaataaatataaaataacttaGATTCCATTTTGTCAAACTATTTGCCCAAAAGAAGAAACTGGAAAATTTTAttgttgaataatttcttgtatgGCTGGTACTTCTTCTAAGCATTAAAAAGCAAgcaataaaatcaaaacataataacAAAGAAAGACTAAACAAGCATGAAAGTGGCTGAAACATAATCTTTCCTCCACTTCTCACAACAATGTGTAGGCAAGATCTGTATGAAAGTAATATGCAGACCAATTTTACCAGAGAACGCATTCATATGCATTCATATTCTAATGTATATGAAGGTATGTAATGATCAAATTAATGTTTCAATTGTAGCCCAAGAAAAAACTTTCAATGTTCTTGAAAAGCTTCATGCAAAAGAAAATCTCAAAAAGCCATCCTTCTCTCCCTGCAGCTACATTGCCATTTGAAGTAAACTGTAACAAGCATACAAGGATGACTAGAGTGTAACATATAAAAGTTATTCAAAGTGCATATTGTTATACCAAGGTACTAAAACAAAGATTTCTAGAAGCATTTATTATGCACATGAATTTGCTCCAACTCAATAATGACCATAATAGTTATAGAAAATGGATTACCTGTATAAGGCCTTTGACCCTCCAAACCTTGTGCTTTAAAACCACAATCTGTGGGTCATCAGGATGCAGCGAACACAGTTCCTCCCTCACAGATTCAACACTTGCATTGTGTTCAGCGCACATTTGCACTGCTGTAACCTCTCTAATACCTCTATCAAATCTCCCTAGCACTGCACGGGAATCTCCAACATTTGCGACATAAAGCATCCCCCCAGATATGACACCAGTCAAACAGCATGAACCGACGGAGGCCATCTGTGGCTTACTGAGCCACTGCTTTCTCACAAGAGAGATAAAGCCCTCTTCCGTTGCTGAGTATGCTTTCCTTATGACATCTACTGACATGCCTTCTTGTTCTGAAGCAAATTCTGCATATCGTATACACCATTACaataatggaaaaaaaaaaggctaCACAAGCATATCTTGATGCCATAAATCATAAGATAGTAGAAATATCTGAATAAGAAGTGAATAAGAGTTGTGAATCTTTTGATCCCAAATAGCAAAAATCTAAGCTATATTCCAAACCTGAATCTTCTAAGGGAATGATGAGCTTGGAATTACCTGATAAAAGACTGCAGAATAAATGCCAACAAGTGGCAGTTGTCTCAGAAGAAACTAATTATGTTATGAAATATAACAATCAGAAGATGATGAAGCAGACACACAGATACAGGCAATATGACATatataggattcaataataacagacacacaagttccaatatttaaagaaatggattttgGATCAGCATTTTGTGAAACTGCCAACACAAAAGATCAATCCATGAGGAAAATGTCCATATCATTTATAAGATACCGACGACACGATCCGAACGAAGAACACATGAAACGAAATCCAAGTCAACCGATAAATGAGATATGAGAAATACATCGACACGTGATTACACATAAAAAGAAGGGCTTACTTTTGAGGTTCGGGAACAAATGCTGCGTGATGTATCGGGACGCCTCCGGACCGCCGTGCCCGTCGTAGACCCCGACGAACGTGCCGTGGGGCGCCTCGTTCCAACTCAGCGGCCCGGACTCGATCTGGCTCCCGTCCTCCAAGAGGTTGTTCGCCTGCGCCACCGCCATGGAGAATTCCCCGACGGCGTGGCGGCCGAGATCCTTGTACCATAGAAGGCCGTCGGCGCGGGCAGCGGACCCGCCGTGGCGGCCGCCACTCCCACCCTCGGCCGCCGGCTTCCAGCAAGGGCTCACGATCTTCATCGGCGCGGAGGATCCGATCATCCACCTCTCATCCGCGCCGTCAGCCGATACAACAACCACGCACTCCGATTGGAACTCCCCAGGCTCCGACCGGTCTCGATGGATATGGGGAGTCACCGATCTCGATGGGGGGACCGCAATGCTGAGGGTTTCGTGGTGGGTGGGTGGTGGCGGGCGATGAGGAAAGCGAATGGAAGGGGGGAAGAGGGAGGGGGTGGGTTTCCGCGAGCCCGCGTTGGGATCGGCGGTGGGGTTTTCCCTCTCGAGGAGGCTGCTGTGAGGGCAACAACtatttctaatttttatttttatttttattttcttttcctttagaCTATTAAATAACTAAAATCTGTTATTCCCATTTGTTTCTTTTATCTTAATTCTTTATTTATTTCAAAACCCAATATTATATATAGTTACTtcaagcttatatatatatatatatatatatatatatatatatatatatatatatatatatatatatatatatatatatatatagagtttattttatttattcgtttatctataataataataataataataataataagatcggCGAAGGCACAGAACAAAATAATGGAGGGAGGACGCCGGAGGTTTGACCGAGTAAACGCGTGACGGGTGGGCCCAAAACTGCCCCCTGTTTTATTGGCTACTTttatgcctctctctctcctcttcgttTCTTCGTGGAGCTCCTGCTGCGTTAGGTGAGGCTTTTTCTGTGTCCAGATTGACCAAGTTATGTGAGGGAGCTGTTCCTCCAGCTGAAATAATAGCTGTTTTCTCGTGATTGCGTGCCCCAGAATCAATCTTATACACCCAAAAATGAGACACAGATATCTGTTGATGGTATCTCTTTTGCAGGTGGGCAAGCCAAAGAACTTACTACAGATGTAGTTCGACTGTGTAGAACAGGCAATCTTCTCACCTTTGTGAGAAAGAAGGCCGTGAAGCAGACACTGGTGCAGATTGATGGAAGGTCAACCAAGCAGCGGCACAACTTGAATGCTTGTCTGAGACACATCTCAGCTTAAGCACAATAAGCTGGCCGTAAATGGCAGAGCAGTGCGGATAGCTTCTGAGCTTGAACTGGTTCAGTTGTTCTCAAGAGACTTGGGGAAGCCATGCATTTTGCAGCAGCTGCCAGCAGCAACAAAATGATGATCGAATGCCTCCTAATGATGTCCACCAAATCGCCATTGTTGCAGCAGCAACCATCAGGGAGATGTCTGCGAGAACCAATTGACTCTTCACATCCAAACCCATCAGGAATTCCATCTTCCTCGATGCAAGTTTATGGACTCATTTCATCCGTTTCTCGGCATTTGGTTTCTTCATCAACTTCGCCCTTCCATATCTATCAACTGTAAACAACAATCACACCTACATTAACATGCTTAATAGGCTATACTGGCTATGTTTGCTGAATGAGATGTTCCTATTATATAACTTCAGCAGAAATTTATAATCACTGTTTCGCAGTAATAGAAATAACACTAGGCAATTCATGAACTCGAAAGTATTATTACATTTTAATGAGCAGTGGCAAAATGAACAGAGATCACACACATACATAATactacaagaaaaagaaaagaaaatagaaaaaccCAATCCATGAGAGTTCATGATTATGTCATTTGACCTTCTTTACCTTGTCTTTATATGTGGTTCAATGACAAACTTTTGCAGTCTAATCTGAAGCACTATGTCCTCCATCATTTGCCTAAACCACCCCTGAAGATGGAGCTTAGCTGCTTTATAGGCTAAGCCCCTTAAGAGATTCCATTAGGGTATCATGCTTTCTATACATTAGTCAACAACAGGATATGcttgttcttttttcttgttgtttCAAGATCTTTACTTGACTTATGCAGCTTACTTTTCTCCAGCTAAaatgcctttttctttttctgtgaTCCAATTGGCAGAATCTGGAGGATGGAATTGATAAGAGATTTGTTTGGTGAGGCCTTGCTTTTGCTGGCATTGCTTGCATTGAAATTCTATGGGCCACCTACTGAGGAGGAAACCAGTGAAACCTACTTAGATCTTGCAATAATCACAGCACCTATTAAAGAATTAGATTTTTTGCAGAGACAGTGAGGTATATGAGATATGAGTTACTGCAAAAACAATTTGGCCTTGATGGAGCTGAAAGATGTATGCCATTCCATTTAGAAAGTGGCCAAAACATTATTATTTTTAGGAGCTTCATAAATCACTAgaaaatagaaatattttttttgagtttAGCCAATACATTATACTAAAATCCTCAGTTAGCATGCCACATGAAACTATGAGAATTGACTATCAAACTTACACTACCAAAAAGAAGGTCTCTTGAGGACCAACTTCCAGCTGTTTTAGCTTGCTTGCAGCTCATCCACTCAACACAGAGTAATTCATACATCTTTTATAGCTCCATTGTTAGGTCCACCAAGATTTGTTTCAAGATAAAATGCAAGACAAGACAAGGACAGATAGAAGAGAAAGCAGAGCATTGAAGGAATGGAGAAAGCTAATTACACATCATGTGCATCCACATTCCTCTTGAAGGCTGATGCTTCTACTTAAAAACAAAGGTGCAGCAACTTGCTAACATGTCCAATTACAACATTTCCTTTATGTCACATCCCAGTTTAGTCTCATAGAAATTGACTTATAAGGAGCCTAATGGGCGTAGTATTATTAGTTTagacttaaatattttagatcaATGATAACCTCTAATATAATATAATCCTAAAAgattattcaaaattaatatcagTAATTTGAGACCTGGATTGACACAAATATCTTGATAATTTCATCTATTGGTGAAGAACCACCCAGTTGGTAAAGGTGGTACTGTCCTACCACCCAATAAATTTCCTTTGCATGCTTACATTACAAGATCTAGAGAAGGTCTCACATACTGGACATGTTTGAAAGCTTCTGATCCCCCTATTTTCATCAGGGGAGACCACATtctgtacctttttttttttcctatataagttatattaataaagaaaataacaaaacatAAAATGAAAAATTCATTTTCTTGAGGTGGAGTCCACACTGAAAACTGTGACTGTCATCAATGAAATGATTGAGATGTAAGATGAAAGAAGTTAAGGATCCAATTAACTGTCCAAATTAGATATGATGATAACCTCACATTTACTTGAACACAGGGTGCCATTACTCTTTCTATAGTAGATAACAGCAGTGCAAGAACACAAACAGTTTGATCAAACACATGCAGGACAATAAAGCAAAATGCAACTTGAGGAAAAAGGCTGAACCTTCTGGGAGTAGGTGAACAGCCTTTCTGGTGTACAGATCACCTGAGAATGCTGAGGCAACAACTAGTGGCCTTCATGCCATTTATGCCTGATAGTACACCGATTACCGCTGAGGAAGCCACCACTTGCCTGCTGGCAGTCATATGACATTGCTGTTCATAATGTGCCAGCTGAGCTGATTCATGCCTGTACAATTTCAATAATGAATTCCTGTTTTCACCACCACAGGCCCAAATTTTACTGAATTCTAAAGCAAGGTATGTATATGAAGGCACTGGGAACAACACAATTTGCTAAATTCTTAAGCAagacaataagaaatatcaagagaCTTGCTGTCTGGTACATGCACTTAGATACAAGGACACAAAACTACATATACCACAACAAAAGAATCTACTTCCCCAAAATTAACTTAGTCCTGAATCGAGCAAGGCCAACCTGGCAAATCGAGAATTGACATCGGTCATCAAGGAACCAGCCAAGAGACCACAAAAAATGTACATTCTGCTGCAAGATGTAGGCACTCACCATTAGCTCCTGGAAGAGTGTCACATGGACTCATTTATACTCATTAGGTTCTTCCGCTGGCTGTTCTCAATATCCTGACTTCCTCTCGATGTCCCTTCTTGTTCGAGGGGGTGTTCCCGGTGTGGCCAAGCGAGAGGTGCTCTGACTCAGTTGGTTGTCGGGGTTGTAAGTTTGTGAAGCAAGGTATGTAAGAGCTGTAACGACGTCGGCTATTAGGGGCCGCATAGCTGGTTGCTCCTGCACACACATTGCAGCAACTGCAAGCGCCTGATATAAACCCCTTGGAGGATACTGACCCTGAAGCACTGGATCAGCCACCTGTGAGAATTTTCTTCTGTCTTTGAACAATGGTCGTGCCTGCATCCAAACAGAGCAAATTTACACAGTTTGATGCAAAGGAGGAACCCAGAGGTTCTTGATCCAGAGGCAAAAAAACTTCTCCATCGTCATGAAGAGTCAAGCttaaaagagatttgatttacTAAAATGATCAGCAAGAGTAATTTTGAACAATTAGAAACCACAATAAATTGATAAACCAACTTGTAGTTTGTGATGCAACTTGGTTCAGAGCATGCTGTTTAGCGAGAAAACTTGCATCTTAGTTCAAGCTACAGAGTCAAAGTTACCAAGGTGTATTAAGGTCCCTGTCGCAGCCAGCTCAAGGGGCGGATCAAAAACTGGATGCCAATAACGACATCACACTTCCTGCCCAAGATCCAATCAAAATCACAGAACAGGGAACCGAAGACCATGTTTAAGAGAAACTAATGTTGTAATAAGATGGAAATGTAAAATCAAAAAATGAAATAGGTTATGGGTATTATGGTTAATGCCATATAATCTAGTTGTGAACTACAGAACTAAATATCTGAGACTGGTCCTTTTTAAACTCAGGACGATATAAATATCAACATTTAACACTATAAAGTATTGAAAAGTTGTCATCTTTACCAAAAGAGCATCATGAATGATGAAAATTCATTAAACATTTAGGAAAACAAGATTTGACTAATGGATTCGAAGATGGACAAAGAAGAAGGACAAGGTCCTTACCCATGCAACAAGATTGTGCTCTCCTGCAGCTCTAGAATTGTCAATCGC
The window above is part of the Musa acuminata AAA Group cultivar baxijiao chromosome BXJ2-6, Cavendish_Baxijiao_AAA, whole genome shotgun sequence genome. Proteins encoded here:
- the LOC135614910 gene encoding probable protein phosphatase 2C 38; the encoded protein is MIGSSAPMKIVSPCWKPAAEGGSGGRHGGSAARADGLLWYKDLGRHAVGEFSMAVAQANNLLEDGSQIESGPLSWNEAPHGTFVGVYDGHGGPEASRYITQHLFPNLKKFASEQEGMSVDVIRKAYSATEEGFISLVRKQWLSKPQMASVGSCCLTGVISGGMLYVANVGDSRAVLGRFDRGIREVTAVQMCAEHNASVESVREELCSLHPDDPQIVVLKHKVWRVKGLIQVSRSIGDAYLKDAEFNREPLLSKFRLPEPFQKPILSAEPSVVTHKLCPEDQYLIFASDGLWEHLSNQEAVDMIHNSPRNGIARRLVKAALKEAAKKREMRYSDLKKIDRGIRRHFHDDITVIVVFLDPTMISKNFYHGPVLSLKGAGVPV